CTACAGGATTCCCTTCTCATGGGGTGACGTAACCGCCTTCGTGACCTATACCCACGTCGGCCCCCATACGCAGGATCAGTCGGGCCTGCAGCAGCTGGGTACGTACCACACGTACGATTTCGGCGTGATCGCCAACGTCCAGCAGAACTGGCAACTGCGCCTGCAGGGCACCAACATCACCAACGAGCTGGGCCTGACCGAAAGCAACTCGCGTATCTTCGGCACGGCCGCTGCCGGCGGCGTGATCCTGGCCCGGCCACTGGAAGGCCGCGAGATCAACTTCCAGGTGAAGTACCTGTTCTAGTTCAGCGGCACGCGTGGTCCGGGTCGTACCTCAGAGCGGCCCGGACCGCGCTTTTCCTGAAGTCGCACACGCCGTCCAGGGGGTGACATGAACCGAATCCGCATGATCGTCGCGCTGGCACTGATCTACATGATCTTCGCGATCCTGCTCAACAGCGTCGGCACGGTGATCCTGCAGTCGATCGCCACGTTCGGCATCGACAAGCCCGAGGCCAGCGCACTGGAGCGCTACAAGGACCTCACGATCGCGTTCACCTCGTTCCTGGTCGCCTCGTTCCTGCCGATGTTCGGCTACCGGCGCTCGATGATGCTGGCCCTCGCCATCGTCGGCGGCGCCTGCCTGCTGATGCCGCTCTATCCCACCTTCCTCACCACGCGGCTGCTGTTCGCCTGTGTGGGCATCGGCTTTGCGATGGCCAAGGTCTGCGTGTATTCCTCCATCGGCCTGCTCACCACGGACCGCATCGCCCATTCGCGGCTGACCAACACCATCGAAGGCCTGTTCATGGTCGGCGTGCTCGGCGGCAACTGGATCTTCAGTGCGTTCGTCGACCCGCTGCACCCGGGCAACCCCGTGTGGTTCAACGTGTACTGGCTGCTGGCCGGCGCCTGCGCGCTGGTGATCGTGCTGCTGGCGGGCAGCCGGCTGGACGAGAGCGCCGCGCATGCGCACGGGCACAACAATTCGTTCTCCGACTCGCTGCTGGAGATGCTGCAGCTGTTCGTGCGGCCGCTGGTGTACGTGTTCCTGGCCTCCGCGTTCCTGTACGTGCTGATCGAACAGAGTTTCGGCACCTGGCTGCCCACCTTCAACAACGAGATCCTGAAGCTGCCCAATGCCATGAGCATCCAGTTCGCCAGCATCCTCGCCGGGATGACCGCGTTGGGCCGCATCGGCGCCGGCGTCGTGCTCAAGCGCGTGCGCTGGCACGTGCTTCTCAACGCATGCGTGGTGGCGATGGCCGTGCTGGTGATGGCGGTGCTGCCCCTGGCACGCGGTGTCGTGGCGCAGCCGCACGTCGGCTGGTTCAACGCGCCGATTGCGGCTTACCTTATCCCGCTGCTCGGCCTGCTGATGGCGCCGATCTACCCGGTGATCAATTCGGTGGCGCTGAGCTCGCTGCCCAAGCCGATGCATGCGGCCATGACCGGACTGATCGTGGTGTTCTCCGCGCTCGGCGGCACCATGGGTTCGTACATCACGGCGCGGGTGTTCGCCAGCTTCGACGGCATCCACGCGTTCTATTTCTCGCTGCTGCCGATGACCCTGATCCTGGTCACGCTGTTCTTCTTCAAGCGCGAGACCGACCGCGCCGCCGTCCCGGCGATACCGCCGGCTGAGGCACTTCCGTGAGACCTCGGCCGGCACGACTCGGACGGCACGCCGGCCGCCGCCCCACCCCTGACCCGAGGAGCCATGTCGAGATGATCTCGCTACGCCACCACCTGCTTCCCGGCATCGCGCTCGGCCTGCTGCTCGCCAGCGCCGGCTCCCGCGCCGCCACCGATCCCAGTTTCCTGCTCACCGGCACGTCTGAAAACTTCGGCACGTATTTCCCCAGCTACCTGGCCAACGGCTATTTCTCCACGATGACCTCGGTGCGCGGCACCGAGGGCAACCGCGCGTACATGGTCGCGTTCATGGACTACAAGCCCGGCGACATCGCGCGTCCCGCCGCGATCCCCGGCTGGAGCGAGATCGACTACAACCCCGGCGGCGGCTGGCTCAATTCGACCCGCATCGACAAGAAGATCTTCGCCGACTACGCGCAGACGCTGGACATGCACGACGGCACGCTGTCGACCCGCTACCGCTTCGATTACGCGAACAAGTCGACCGACGTGAAGGTCACCACGTTCGTCAGCCAGGCCTCGAACCACCTGGCGGCGACGCAGCTGTCCATCACGCCGCAGTTCGACGGCTCGGTGCAGCTGACCTTTCCGATTCGGCTGTGGTCGGAACATCAGCCGCGCTTCCCGATCGCCAGCATGACCGGCGACGAGATGATCGCCGCGGTGATCGCCAGCGGCCAGACGCTGGACAACAAGCCGGTGCCGACGCCCGACCGCGCTGCCGTGTGGTACCCCGGTTACACCCGCGTACTGGCCAGCGACGGCGACACCAAGGAACTGACGCTGTGGCTGGACGGCCGCGCCGAACACGGCCTGACGATGGCCGAGGCAGCCGCGATCGGGCTGCCGCCGGGCCTCGCGATCGAAAGCGTGAAGCTGGAAAAAAGCCCGTACAAGCTGTCGCTCAATTTCACCGCCAGGGTGCAGAAAGGCAAGACCTACGTCTTCACCAAGTACATCGCCGCGTCGCGGCAGAACTGGGGCGGCGACGCCCGCGACAATGTGGCGCTGGCCAAGGACGCGCGCAAGAAGGGCTTCGCCGCGTTGCTCTCGGAACACCAGGCCGCCTGGCACGAGTTGTGGAAATCCGACATCGTGGTCGATGGCGATCCGGACGTGCAGCGCGCCGTGCATTCGGACCTGTACTACCTGCTGTCCAATTCCACCGTGGGCACGGCCTGGCCGATGGGCGCCTGCGCGCTGACCCCGGGCTACGCCGGCCACGCCTTCTGGGACAGCGATTCGTGGGTGTTCCCCGCCCTGCTCCTGCTGCATCCGGAACGCGCCAAGCCGATCGTGATGTTCCGCGCACGCACCATGCAGCCCGCGCGCGAGCGGGCGAAACAGTACGGCGTGAAAGGCACGATGTACCCGTGGGAGGCCGATCCGGAAACCGGCGTCGACCACACGCCGCACTTCGCCTACGGCGTGTTCCGCGAGATCCACGTCAATGCCGACATCGCTATCGCGCAGTGGCAGTACTACCTCGCCAGCGGCGACGACGCCTGGCTGAAGCAGCATGGCTGGCCGGTGATCCGCGAGATCGCGCAGTTCTGGGCCAGCCGGGTCACCTACGACAAGGCGCAGGACCGCTACGAGATCCATCACGTCACCTCGCCCGACGAGGCCTACGACGACGTGCCGAACGACTCGTTCACCAATGCCGCCGCACGCAAGTCGCTGCAGATCGCGATCAAGGCCGCGAAGCTCGTCGGCGCCGCGCCCGATCCGCAATGGGCCGCGATTGCCGCGAAGATGTACATCCCGTTCGACGACGCCAACCAGCGCCATCTCGACTTCGACGCTTCGGTGCCGCACGACAAGATCACCTGGATGGGCTCGTCGCTGGCCTGGCTGATGTATCCGAACCTGGACCTGCCGATGTCGCCGCAGGTGCGTCGCAACGACTTCGCGTTCCAGTTGCACGAACTGAAAGTGCATGGCGACGATCCCAACGAAATGATGATGGTGATGCTCGCCGTCGGCGCCGCCGAGCTGGGCGACAGCAAGGCCGCCGGCGAATGGATCCAGCGCAACCTGGTCGGCTTCCTGAAGCCGCCGTTCAACGTGCGCACGGAAACCGTCGCCAACAACGCGGGCTACATCCTCGCGACTTCGGCCGGCTTCGTGCAGAGCTTCGTCTACGGCCTCAGCGGCCTGCGCATCGAGGACGACGGCCTGGCCGAAGCGTATGCGCCGGTGCTGCCGCCGGGATGGAAGTCGCTGACGCTCAGGCGCGTCACGTTCCGCGGCAAGCTCTACGACATCCGCATCGACCGCGGAGCCGACGGCAAGGCGAAGTTGACCCGCACGACGATCTGAAACGTCGCCACCATGCCGCACCCGGATGGACCGGGTGCGGCCAGCAACGACCGGCAAGGCTGGGAGGCCGAGATGAAATGTGCATCCCGTCGACGGTGGCACCTCGCGGCACTCGCCGTCATCGGCCTCGGCAGTGCCGTCGGTGCGCGGGCCGCGACCGATCCCAGCTTCCTGCTGACGGCCACCGCGAAGGACTTCGCCAGCTACTTTCCCGGCCAGCTCGGCAACGGTTACCTGTCGACGCTGACCGCGCCGCGCGGCACCGAAGGCAACCTCGCCTACGTGGTCGCGTTCATGGACTACGCGCAGGGCGATATCGCGCGTCCCGCCGCGGTGCCCGGCTGGAGCGAGATCGACTACAGCACGGGCAACTCGCCGGCCGGCCACTTCTGGCTCAACCAGGCCGCGCTGGACCCGGCCGTGTTCCAGGACTACCAGCAGCAGCTGAATATGTACGACGGCACGCTCACCACGCGCTATCGCTACCTCGACCATGGCCGCGCCACGCGCATCGAGGTGACGAGCTTCGTCAGCCAGGCCTCGCCCCACCTCGCCGCGACCCGGTTGTCGATCACGCCGGAGTTCGACGGCGAAGTGCAGCTGTCGTTCGCGCTGAACCTGTGGGCGCCGCATCAGCCGCGCTTCCCGCTGGCGCACCTGAGCGGTGACGAAATGCAGGAGGCGGTGGCGGCGCACAACCTGAAACTCGAACCGATCGCACCGGCCACGCCCGACCGTGCGGTCCTCTGGTACCACGGCGACACGCATGTCACGGCAGCCGACGGCGACACGGCCGACCGCACGCTGTGGCTGGACGGCCATGCCGAGCAAGGCCTGTCCATGGCCGAGGCAGCCGCGATCGATCTGCCCGCGGGCCTGCAGCCCACCGACCTGCGGGTGTACCGGAGCCGCTATCGGCTGGCGCTGAATCTCACCGCGAAAGTGCGCAAGGGACAGACCTACACCTTCACCAAGTTCGTCGCGTTGTCGCGCGCGGGCTGGGGTGGTGATGCGAAGCAGGATCGCGCGCTGGCCACGGCCGCGCGCACGGCCGGCTTCGAGCGCCTGCTCGACGCGCACCGCCATGCCTGGAGCGAACTCTGGACATCGGACATCCGCATCGACGGCGATCCGCAGGCGCAGCGGATCGTCCATTCCGATCTCTATTACCTGCTGTCCAACGTCAGCCCCGACACCGCCTGGGCGACCGGTGGCTGCGGCATGACGCCCGGCTATGCCGGCCACGTGTTCTGGGACAGCGACACCTGGGTCTTTCCCGCGCTGTTGCTGCTGCATCCGCAGCGGGCGAAATCGCTGGTGGTGTTCCGCTCGCGCACCTTGCCGGCCGCCGAAGCGCGTGCGCAGGCACGCGGCCTGCGCGGCGCGATGTTCCCGTGGGAGGCCGATCCGCAGAACGGCAGCGAGCAGACGCCGCACATGGCCTACGTGCTCGGCGAGCGCGAGATCCACGTCAATGCCGACGTCGCCATCGCGCAATGGCAGTACTACCTGGCCACCGGCGATCGCCAATGGCTGGCCCGCTACGGCTGGCCGGTGATCCGCGACGTGGCGGATTTCTGGGCCAGCCGCGCGACCTGGGTGGCAGGCAAACACCGCTACGAGATCCACCACGTCACCTCGGTGCTGGAGGCCTATAACGACGTACCGAACGACACGTTCACCAACGCCTCGGCGCGCAAGGCGCTGAACATCGCCGCGGCTGCCGCGGCCGTCGTCGGCGCAAAGCCGGACCCGCACTGGGCCGATGTCGCCGCGCACCTGCACATCCCGTTCTCGGCGAAGGACGGACACCATCTCGATTTCGACGAAAGCGTGGCGCACGACATCGACGCCTGGGGCGACACCGCCCTGCCGGCGCTCGCCTATCCCTCGCTGGACCTGCCGATGAGCGCCGAGGTGCGCCGCAACGATTTCGACTACGCGATGGGGCTGATCGAACGGTCGCGGCAGGAGCCGAACAGCATGGGGCTTTCGCCCGTGTCGATCGCCGCCGCCACGCTGGGCGACGCGAAGACGGCCGGCGCGTGGTTCCAGCGCAACCTCACCACCCACGTGCTGAAGCCGCCGTTCAACGTGCGCACCGAGACCGCCAGCAACAACACCGGCTATTTCCTGACCGCCTCGGGCGGCCTGCTGCAGAACATCCTCTACGGCTTCACCGGCCTGCGCCTCGAACAGGGCGGACTGGTCGAGGCGTACGTGCCGGTGCTGCCGCCGCCGTGGAAGTCGTTCACGCTGAAGCACGTCAGCTTGCGCGGCCGCCACTACGACATCACGGTCCGCCGTACGGCCGACGGCAAGCCGGAACTGGTCCGCCACGCACTCTAGAACCGCCAGCGCCACCCGCATCGACGAGGAGAAAGACCATGTCCGCAACGTGCGCCCAACGGCTGATGCGAACCGTCCTGTTCTGCGCCGGCCTGCCCTGCACCGGCAGGTTCGGCGCCGCGGCGTTCGCGCAGGCGCAGCGGCCCGGCGTCGACGGCCGCGGCAACGCGAGCATGCCTGCCTTCGTCGTGCCGTACTCGGCCTATGCGTCGCCCGAGGCGCAGCAGCAGTTCCAGCGGATGCTCGAACAGAGCCGGCACGCGCCGGGCATCGGTTCGATCGCCGCCAGCCGCGCCTACTACGACGGGATCAACACCGATCGCGCCAAGCGCATGCAGAAACTCTACCCGGTGAAGATCCACGCCGAGACCATCGGCGGCGTGCCCACCGACGTGGTGCTGCCGGCGCAGGGCATCGCCGCGGGGCAGCGGCACCGGGTGCTGATCAACCTGCACGGCGGCGCCTTCCTGTGGGGTGCGCACAGCGGCGGGCTGGTGGAGGCGATCCCGCTGGCCAGCCTGGGCCGGATCAAGGTCGTCAGCGTGGACTACCGGCAGGGGCCGGAACACGTGTTCCCCGCCGCCAGCGAGGACGTCGAGGCGGTCTACCGCGCCCTGCTCAGGCAGTACCCGGCGAAGAACATCGGCATCTACGGCTGCTCCGCCGGCGGCGTGCTCACCGGCGAGGCGGTGGCGCGGATCATCACCCACAAGCTGCCGGTACCGGGAGCGATCGGCACCTTCTGCGGCTCGATCAGCGACCTCGGCGGCGATTCCGCCTACGTGGCGCCCGTGCTGAGCGGCGACCCGCCGCCCGCCGGACCGTTCAAGCTGGCCGACCTGCCGTACTTCAGGGGCGCCAGGGCCAGCGATCCGCTGGTATTCCCGGCCAACTCGCCCGCGTTGCTGGCGAAATTCCCGCCGACCCTGCTGATCACCGGCAGCCGCGATTTCACCCTGAGCTCGATCCTGCACAGCCAGGCCCTGCTGGCCGCGGCCGGGGTGGACGCCGAGCTGCATGTCTGGGACGGCATGTGGCATTCGTTCTTCTCGGACCCGGAAATGCCCGAATCGCGCGAGGCGTATGCCGTGATGGTGCGCTTCTTCGATAGCCGGCTCGGACGCTAGGCTCTTTGCCCCGCAGCGCGGGGCCGGGTATTCTCTGTCGCATCGACAGCCACGCGCCGTGCCATGAATCCACAGACCGTCCTGGTCATTGACGACGAACGCGACATCCGCGAACTGCTGACCATCACGCTGGGACGGATGGACCTGCAGGTCGACGCCGTGGGTACCGTCGGCGAGGCACGCCGCGCACTGGCCGAACGCAGCTACGACCTGTGCTTCACCGACATGCGGCTGCCCGACGGCAATGGCCAGGAGGTGATCGAGCTGATCGCCGCCAACCATCCGGACATGCCGGTGGCGATGATCACCGCCTACGGCAACGTCGACGCCGCGGTGAACGCGCTGAAGGCCGGTGCGTTCGATTTCGTCTCCAAGCCGGTCGACATCCAGATGCTGCGCGGATTGGTGCGCACCGCGCTGCGCCTGGCCGAGGAAAAACGCAACGGCGGCGCGGCGGCGAAAACCGGCGATTCCGGCGACCGCCTGATCGGCGATTCCGCGGCGATGCAACAGGTGCGCTCCACCATCGGCAAGCTGGCGCGCAACCAGGCGCCGGTCTACATCGCCGGCGAATCCGGCGTGGGCAAGGAACTGGTGGCCCGGCTGATCCACGAGCAGGGCCCGCGCGCCAGCGGCCCGTTCGTGCCGGTCAACTGCGGCGCGATCCCGTCCGAGCTGATGGAAAGCGAGTTCTTCGGCCATCGCAAGGGCAGTTTCACCGGCGCCAGCGTGGACAAGGAAGGCCTGTTCCAGGCCGCCCAGGGCGGCACCCTGTTCCTCGACGAGGTGGCCGAACTGCCGCTGCACATGCAGGTGAAGCTGCTGCGCGCGATCCAGGAAAAAGCGGTGCGCCCGATCGGCGGCCGCGACGAGATCCCGGTCGACGTGCGCATCCTCTCGGCCACCCACAAGAACCTCGGCCAGCTGGTCGAGCAGGGCCAGTTCCGCCAGGACCTGTTCTACCGCATCAACGTGATCGAACTGCGCGTGCCGCCGTTGCGCGAGCGCCGCGGCGACGTGCCTCAGCTGTCCGCGTTCATCCTCAAGGCGCTGGCCGGCAAGAGCGGCGAAAGCGTCGGCCAGCTGTCGCCGTCCGCCCGCGACGCGCTGGACGCCTACGAATTCCCCGGCAACGTGCGCGAGCTGGAAAACATCCTCGAACGCGCGATGGCGATGTGCGACGGCAGCACCATCGAAGCCGCCGACCTGATGCTGCCCCAGCGCAGCGCGCGATCCAGCCAGGAAGCGGCGGCACCGGGCCAGCCGCCGCAGCCACCGGCCGCAGCCAGCGCCGACGGCGGCCTCGACGACTACATCAGCAACCTCGAGCGCACCGCGATCGTCAAGGCGCTGGAAGAATCGCGCTACAACAAGACCGCCGCCGCGCGCAAACTCGGCATCACCTTCCGCGCGCTGCGCTACAAGCTGAAGAAGCTCGGCATCGACTGAGCCGGTGGGTGTGACCCTCAGCTCATGGAACCCGCTCGTGCTGAGCGTAGCTTGCGCCAGCAAGCGGAGTCGAAGCACCCCGACGACGATACCCTTCGACTTCCTCGCTCCTCGAAACAGCGGCCATCCTTGGCCGCTCCCCGCGTGCGGCGCTAAGCGCCGTAGCCTGTCCTGAGCCTGCCGAAGGACTCAGGGCCTGCCCCGGACTTGATCCGGGGGCGAACGGCTGATCGGTGACGCGAGCCAATCAGGTCGACCAGAGACGACACTCGACGCACGACATGGCCCTCACACCGAGCGCGTCGCCTCCACCGGCGGCACGGCGGCGGCGCGCCGCGCCGGACCGAGCACGGCCAGCTGGCCAAGCAG
The window above is part of the Rhodanobacter sp. LX-99 genome. Proteins encoded here:
- a CDS encoding MFS transporter; translated protein: MNRIRMIVALALIYMIFAILLNSVGTVILQSIATFGIDKPEASALERYKDLTIAFTSFLVASFLPMFGYRRSMMLALAIVGGACLLMPLYPTFLTTRLLFACVGIGFAMAKVCVYSSIGLLTTDRIAHSRLTNTIEGLFMVGVLGGNWIFSAFVDPLHPGNPVWFNVYWLLAGACALVIVLLAGSRLDESAAHAHGHNNSFSDSLLEMLQLFVRPLVYVFLASAFLYVLIEQSFGTWLPTFNNEILKLPNAMSIQFASILAGMTALGRIGAGVVLKRVRWHVLLNACVVAMAVLVMAVLPLARGVVAQPHVGWFNAPIAAYLIPLLGLLMAPIYPVINSVALSSLPKPMHAAMTGLIVVFSALGGTMGSYITARVFASFDGIHAFYFSLLPMTLILVTLFFFKRETDRAAVPAIPPAEALP
- a CDS encoding glycosyl hydrolase family 65 protein produces the protein MISLRHHLLPGIALGLLLASAGSRAATDPSFLLTGTSENFGTYFPSYLANGYFSTMTSVRGTEGNRAYMVAFMDYKPGDIARPAAIPGWSEIDYNPGGGWLNSTRIDKKIFADYAQTLDMHDGTLSTRYRFDYANKSTDVKVTTFVSQASNHLAATQLSITPQFDGSVQLTFPIRLWSEHQPRFPIASMTGDEMIAAVIASGQTLDNKPVPTPDRAAVWYPGYTRVLASDGDTKELTLWLDGRAEHGLTMAEAAAIGLPPGLAIESVKLEKSPYKLSLNFTARVQKGKTYVFTKYIAASRQNWGGDARDNVALAKDARKKGFAALLSEHQAAWHELWKSDIVVDGDPDVQRAVHSDLYYLLSNSTVGTAWPMGACALTPGYAGHAFWDSDSWVFPALLLLHPERAKPIVMFRARTMQPARERAKQYGVKGTMYPWEADPETGVDHTPHFAYGVFREIHVNADIAIAQWQYYLASGDDAWLKQHGWPVIREIAQFWASRVTYDKAQDRYEIHHVTSPDEAYDDVPNDSFTNAAARKSLQIAIKAAKLVGAAPDPQWAAIAAKMYIPFDDANQRHLDFDASVPHDKITWMGSSLAWLMYPNLDLPMSPQVRRNDFAFQLHELKVHGDDPNEMMMVMLAVGAAELGDSKAAGEWIQRNLVGFLKPPFNVRTETVANNAGYILATSAGFVQSFVYGLSGLRIEDDGLAEAYAPVLPPGWKSLTLRRVTFRGKLYDIRIDRGADGKAKLTRTTI
- a CDS encoding glycoside hydrolase family 65 protein; translated protein: MKCASRRRWHLAALAVIGLGSAVGARAATDPSFLLTATAKDFASYFPGQLGNGYLSTLTAPRGTEGNLAYVVAFMDYAQGDIARPAAVPGWSEIDYSTGNSPAGHFWLNQAALDPAVFQDYQQQLNMYDGTLTTRYRYLDHGRATRIEVTSFVSQASPHLAATRLSITPEFDGEVQLSFALNLWAPHQPRFPLAHLSGDEMQEAVAAHNLKLEPIAPATPDRAVLWYHGDTHVTAADGDTADRTLWLDGHAEQGLSMAEAAAIDLPAGLQPTDLRVYRSRYRLALNLTAKVRKGQTYTFTKFVALSRAGWGGDAKQDRALATAARTAGFERLLDAHRHAWSELWTSDIRIDGDPQAQRIVHSDLYYLLSNVSPDTAWATGGCGMTPGYAGHVFWDSDTWVFPALLLLHPQRAKSLVVFRSRTLPAAEARAQARGLRGAMFPWEADPQNGSEQTPHMAYVLGEREIHVNADVAIAQWQYYLATGDRQWLARYGWPVIRDVADFWASRATWVAGKHRYEIHHVTSVLEAYNDVPNDTFTNASARKALNIAAAAAAVVGAKPDPHWADVAAHLHIPFSAKDGHHLDFDESVAHDIDAWGDTALPALAYPSLDLPMSAEVRRNDFDYAMGLIERSRQEPNSMGLSPVSIAAATLGDAKTAGAWFQRNLTTHVLKPPFNVRTETASNNTGYFLTASGGLLQNILYGFTGLRLEQGGLVEAYVPVLPPPWKSFTLKHVSLRGRHYDITVRRTADGKPELVRHAL
- a CDS encoding alpha/beta hydrolase; the protein is MSATCAQRLMRTVLFCAGLPCTGRFGAAAFAQAQRPGVDGRGNASMPAFVVPYSAYASPEAQQQFQRMLEQSRHAPGIGSIAASRAYYDGINTDRAKRMQKLYPVKIHAETIGGVPTDVVLPAQGIAAGQRHRVLINLHGGAFLWGAHSGGLVEAIPLASLGRIKVVSVDYRQGPEHVFPAASEDVEAVYRALLRQYPAKNIGIYGCSAGGVLTGEAVARIITHKLPVPGAIGTFCGSISDLGGDSAYVAPVLSGDPPPAGPFKLADLPYFRGARASDPLVFPANSPALLAKFPPTLLITGSRDFTLSSILHSQALLAAAGVDAELHVWDGMWHSFFSDPEMPESREAYAVMVRFFDSRLGR
- a CDS encoding sigma-54 dependent transcriptional regulator yields the protein MNPQTVLVIDDERDIRELLTITLGRMDLQVDAVGTVGEARRALAERSYDLCFTDMRLPDGNGQEVIELIAANHPDMPVAMITAYGNVDAAVNALKAGAFDFVSKPVDIQMLRGLVRTALRLAEEKRNGGAAAKTGDSGDRLIGDSAAMQQVRSTIGKLARNQAPVYIAGESGVGKELVARLIHEQGPRASGPFVPVNCGAIPSELMESEFFGHRKGSFTGASVDKEGLFQAAQGGTLFLDEVAELPLHMQVKLLRAIQEKAVRPIGGRDEIPVDVRILSATHKNLGQLVEQGQFRQDLFYRINVIELRVPPLRERRGDVPQLSAFILKALAGKSGESVGQLSPSARDALDAYEFPGNVRELENILERAMAMCDGSTIEAADLMLPQRSARSSQEAAAPGQPPQPPAAASADGGLDDYISNLERTAIVKALEESRYNKTAAARKLGITFRALRYKLKKLGID